The proteins below come from a single Benincasa hispida cultivar B227 chromosome 4, ASM972705v1, whole genome shotgun sequence genomic window:
- the LOC120076484 gene encoding transcription factor VIP1-like: MMDLNFTARKPPHVAAKMDIEQMPEAPHRGYHHRRSHSDTSFRFANFDDLLLFDPPDIDSSSALPSPSPSPSPTPTGARMAVDSFNSKSPEDASATKPRAGNGNSASLFNSHYRSLSMDSDFFEGLGMAGDGSDGEVLAGRVTAGEKKMGRHRHSNSMDGSLTSSFEADSTVVIDCSKKAMAPDKLAELALMDPKRAKRILANRQSAARSKERKIRYTNELEKKVQMLQSEATSLSAQVTVLQRDTAGLTTENRELKLRLQAMEQQAHLRDALNETLREEVQRLKIAAAQLPVANGNSFNIGGGLPPQFPPLQTSLLQFGNCQNHQQPQLLHMSQPDARGGSSPSQLPGV, translated from the exons ATGATGGATTTGAACTTTACCGCCCGGAAGCCGCCGCATGTGGCGGCGAAGATGGACATAGAACAGATGCCAGAGGCTCCACACCGTGGGTATCACCACCGCCGTTCCCACTCCGATACCTCCTTCCGCTTCGCTAATTTCGACGATCTTCTCCTCTTCGACCCTCCAGACATCGATTCATCGTCTGCTCTTCCTTCTCCCTCGCCGTCACCTTCCCCGACGCCGACGGGGGCTCGTATGGCCGTCGATTCCTTCAATTCCAAGTCCCCTGAAGACGCCTCTGCCACAAAACCTAGGGCTGGAAACGGTAACTCCGCTTCCTTATTCAATTCTCACTACCGGAGCTTGTCGATGGATTCCGACTTCTTCGAGGGCTTGGGGATGGCCGGAGATGGAAGTGATGGTGAAGTACTTGCCGGGAGAGTGACGGCGGGGGAGAAGAAGATGGGTCGTCATAGGCATAGCAATTCCATGGATGGGTCTTTGACTTCCTCGTTTGAAGCTGATTCCACTGTGGTAATTGACTGCTCCAAGAAGGCCATGGCGCCTGATAAACTCGCTGAGCTTGCTTTGATGGACCCTAAAAGAGCTAAAAG GATTCTGGCGAATAGACAATCTGCTGCACGATCCAAGGAGAGGAAAATACGTTACACGAATGAACTAGAGAAGAAGGTGCAGATGCTTCAGTCAGAAGCCACCTCCCTTTCTGCTCAGGTCACAGTGCTACAG AGAGATACCGCTGGCTTGACTACAGAGAACAGAGAACTCAAGCTAAGGTTGCAGGCCATGGAGCAGCAAGCCCATCTGAGGGATG CTTTGAATGAGACACTGAGGGAGGAAGTGCAGCGGCTTAAGATAGCTGCTGCCCAACTGCCTGTTGCAAATGGCAACTCATTCAACATTGGGGGAGGGCTACCTCCTCAATTCCCTCCTCTCCAAACATCATTGCTTCAATTTGGCAACTGCCAGAATCATCAACAGCCACAGCTGCTTCACATGTCTCAGCCTGATGCTCGAGGAGGGTCTTCGCCATCCCAGCTTCCTGGAGTATAA
- the LOC120076482 gene encoding serine decarboxylase isoform X2 has product MVGSAMGMGEINGGAEVLIGNFDTNVVFSEPLPSLAENNNGVDLNGQQHGDSNQKGKREIVLGRNVHTTCLSITEPDANDESTGDKEAYMASVLARYRKNLLERTKYHLGYPYNLDFDYGALGQLQHFSINNLGDPFIESNYGVHSRQFEVGVLDWFARLWEIEKNEYWGYITNCGTEGNLHGILVGREVLPDGILYASRESHYSVFKAARMYRMDCVKVDTLVSGEIDCVDLRVKLLANKDKPAILNVNIGTTVKGAVDDLDLVIQTLTECGFSKNRFYIHCDGALFGLMMPFVKRAPKVSFKKPIGSVSVSGHKFVGCPMPCGVQLTRLEHINALSSNVEYLASRDATIMGSRNGHAPIFLWYTLNRKGYKGFQKEVQKCLRNAHYLKDRLLDAGISAMLNELSSTVVFERPRDEEFIRRWQLACEGNIAHVVVMPNVSQEKLDDFLAELVEKRSTWYEDENVQPPCVAAELGSGSCACKLHRR; this is encoded by the exons ATGGTTGGTAGCGCGATGGGGATGGGTGAAATCAATGGTGGGGCTGAGGTTTTGATCGGAAATTTTGATACAAATGTTGtgttttctgaacctctgccttCGTTGGCGGAGAACAACAACGGCGTGGATCTCAATGGACAACAACATGGAGACTCGAATCAGAAAGGGAAGAGGGAGATTGTACTTGGTAGAAATGTTCATACCACTTGCTTATCCATCACCGAGCCTGACGCTAATGACGAGTCTACAGGCGATAAGGAAGCTTACATGGCTAGCGTCTTGGCTCGCTATAGAAAGAATCTCCTCGAGAGGACTAAATATCATTTAg GGTACCCTTATAATTTGGACTTCGATTACGGTGCTTTAGGGCAGTTGCAGCATTTTTCTATTAACAATCTAGGCGATCCGTTCATTGAAAGTAATTACGGTGTGCACTCGAGGCAGTTTGAGGTTGGGGTGTTGGATTGGTTTGCTCGCCTTTGGGAGATTGAAAAAAATGAGTATTGGGGATACATTACAAATTGTGGTACGGAAGGCAATCTTCATGGGATTCTCGTTGG GAGAGAAGTTTTGCCGGATGGGATTCTGTATGCTTCTCGGGAATCTCATTATTCCGTTTTCAAAGCCGCTAGAATGTATAGAATGGACTGTGTGAAGGTTGACACTCTTGTATCTGGTGAGATCGATTGTGTTGACCTTAGGGTCAAGTTGCTTGCTAACAAAGACAAACCAGCTATACTCAATGTTAATATTG GAACCACGGTGAAGGGAGCTGTCGATGATCTTGATCTCGTGATACAAACACTTACCGAATGTGGGTTTTCAAAAAATCGGTTCTACATCCATTGTGATGGGGCATTGTTTGGACTTATGATGCCTTTTGTCAAACGT GCACCAAAGGTCTCGTTTAAGAAGCCCATCGGAAGTGTGAGTGTTTCTGGCCACAAGTTCGTTGGATGCCCAATGCCCTGTGGTGTTCAGCTTACAAGGTTGGAGCATATAAATGCCCTCTCCAGCAATGTTGAGTATCTAGCTTCAAGAGATGCCACGATCATGGGAAGTCGGAATGGCCATGCCCCTATCTTCCTTTGGTACACCCTCAACAGAAAAGGCTATAAAGGTTTTCAAAAGGAAGTCCAGAAGTGTCTCAGAAATGCACACTACCTGAAAGACCGGCTTCTTGATGCCGGAATTAGTGCGATGCTGAATGAACTCAGCAGTACAGTTGTGTTTGAACGACCCCGAGACGAAGAATTTATCCGAAGGTGGCAGCTAGCTTGCGAAGGAAATATTGCCCATGTTGTAGTAATGCCCAATGTTAGCCAAGAGAAACTGGACGATTTCCTAGCCGAATTGGTTGAGAAACGCTCAACTTGGTACGAAGATGAAAACGTTCAACCTCCTTGTGTCGCAGCAGAGTTGGGAAGTGGGAGCTGTGCTTGTAAGTTGCACAGGCGTTGA
- the LOC120076482 gene encoding serine decarboxylase isoform X1, with amino-acid sequence MVGSAMGMGEINGGAEVLIGNFDTNVVFSEPLPSLAENNNGVDLNGQQHGDSNQKGKREIVLGRNVHTTCLSITEPDANDESTGDKEAYMASVLARYRKNLLERTKYHLGYPYNLDFDYGALGQLQHFSINNLGDPFIESNYGVHSRQFEVGVLDWFARLWEIEKNEYWGYITNCGTEGNLHGILVGREVLPDGILYASRESHYSVFKAARMYRMDCVKVDTLVSGEIDCVDLRVKLLANKDKPAILNVNIGTTVKGAVDDLDLVIQTLTECGFSKNRFYIHCDGALFGLMMPFVKRLMAPKVSFKKPIGSVSVSGHKFVGCPMPCGVQLTRLEHINALSSNVEYLASRDATIMGSRNGHAPIFLWYTLNRKGYKGFQKEVQKCLRNAHYLKDRLLDAGISAMLNELSSTVVFERPRDEEFIRRWQLACEGNIAHVVVMPNVSQEKLDDFLAELVEKRSTWYEDENVQPPCVAAELGSGSCACKLHRR; translated from the exons ATGGTTGGTAGCGCGATGGGGATGGGTGAAATCAATGGTGGGGCTGAGGTTTTGATCGGAAATTTTGATACAAATGTTGtgttttctgaacctctgccttCGTTGGCGGAGAACAACAACGGCGTGGATCTCAATGGACAACAACATGGAGACTCGAATCAGAAAGGGAAGAGGGAGATTGTACTTGGTAGAAATGTTCATACCACTTGCTTATCCATCACCGAGCCTGACGCTAATGACGAGTCTACAGGCGATAAGGAAGCTTACATGGCTAGCGTCTTGGCTCGCTATAGAAAGAATCTCCTCGAGAGGACTAAATATCATTTAg GGTACCCTTATAATTTGGACTTCGATTACGGTGCTTTAGGGCAGTTGCAGCATTTTTCTATTAACAATCTAGGCGATCCGTTCATTGAAAGTAATTACGGTGTGCACTCGAGGCAGTTTGAGGTTGGGGTGTTGGATTGGTTTGCTCGCCTTTGGGAGATTGAAAAAAATGAGTATTGGGGATACATTACAAATTGTGGTACGGAAGGCAATCTTCATGGGATTCTCGTTGG GAGAGAAGTTTTGCCGGATGGGATTCTGTATGCTTCTCGGGAATCTCATTATTCCGTTTTCAAAGCCGCTAGAATGTATAGAATGGACTGTGTGAAGGTTGACACTCTTGTATCTGGTGAGATCGATTGTGTTGACCTTAGGGTCAAGTTGCTTGCTAACAAAGACAAACCAGCTATACTCAATGTTAATATTG GAACCACGGTGAAGGGAGCTGTCGATGATCTTGATCTCGTGATACAAACACTTACCGAATGTGGGTTTTCAAAAAATCGGTTCTACATCCATTGTGATGGGGCATTGTTTGGACTTATGATGCCTTTTGTCAAACGT TTGATG GCACCAAAGGTCTCGTTTAAGAAGCCCATCGGAAGTGTGAGTGTTTCTGGCCACAAGTTCGTTGGATGCCCAATGCCCTGTGGTGTTCAGCTTACAAGGTTGGAGCATATAAATGCCCTCTCCAGCAATGTTGAGTATCTAGCTTCAAGAGATGCCACGATCATGGGAAGTCGGAATGGCCATGCCCCTATCTTCCTTTGGTACACCCTCAACAGAAAAGGCTATAAAGGTTTTCAAAAGGAAGTCCAGAAGTGTCTCAGAAATGCACACTACCTGAAAGACCGGCTTCTTGATGCCGGAATTAGTGCGATGCTGAATGAACTCAGCAGTACAGTTGTGTTTGAACGACCCCGAGACGAAGAATTTATCCGAAGGTGGCAGCTAGCTTGCGAAGGAAATATTGCCCATGTTGTAGTAATGCCCAATGTTAGCCAAGAGAAACTGGACGATTTCCTAGCCGAATTGGTTGAGAAACGCTCAACTTGGTACGAAGATGAAAACGTTCAACCTCCTTGTGTCGCAGCAGAGTTGGGAAGTGGGAGCTGTGCTTGTAAGTTGCACAGGCGTTGA